The sequence CACGGTGGCAGTCATCTTGAGGTCCACGTCCGGCAGCACGTTCTTGTAGAGCGCACTCGAACCCTCCAACTCGGGCTCGGGGAGCTTCCCCGGCCAGCCGAACTGAAGGGAGCGGCCCTGCTTGGAGATCATCACCAGATCGGTGCCGTCGCCGCCGCCGGAGAAGTCGATGTCCACGGCAGCCGCCTTGGGGGCAACTGAACCGTCCGCCTTGCGGACCAGCGTGTCATCCGGCTCCTGCCAGCCTCCGCCCGGCCTGGCCACGCGGATGGGTACGGACGACTCTTCAAGAGTGAAGGAGAAGCCGTCCGGGTTGGCATAAGTCGTCGCGCGTTCCGTACGCTCACCGACGACTTCCACACGCTGTCCGGTTTGTTTGGCCTCCGCGAGAGCCTTGTGCCCCTCCGAGAGGACGGCTTCGTCCGCCGCCGCGGCCGGAGCCCCCGCCAGTGCGGGAAGTCCTCCGATGAGAGCCGCGGCCACCATCCCGGCGATCGCGCGTCTGCCGGTGCCGGATCTATCGCCCCGCCGACGGCGAGGCCACCTCCTGGTCACAAGAACTCTCCACATGTATCGCTCACCCAAAACGGAAGCAGAAGCAAAGCCGCTTGATCACCGTCGAGGCAAGTAACAGGGAAGGGAGGTGCCGCACCATGAGGAGTCATGGAAAATCAGGCCATAGAGACCGACCCTCCGGTGGAACATTCACGTAGAAGTCGGAGGAGCGGCGACTGTGAACGTTTCCCGCATGCAACGCAACTGACGCGTCGCCATATAGCGGATGAGAGTTTCGGGGGGACCTGCAAGTCCGACGTCGGACAAGGTGCGGCGGGGAGCTGTTCGTGATGGAAAAGCAACTTTCGCTTCGGAGGGTGTGTCCCTCTGTGACCAGGCAGACCAGGATCGCCGGTGACCGTCCCGTCCGGGCTTGTGGACGCGCTGGTGAACACGGTGCACCTGGCGATCAACGCGGCCGCCCTGACGTGGTGGGGTTGCAATGGCACGTCCCCGGTCAGCAGCCGGGGATTCTCCTCCAAGGCCCAGACCCCTCGCTGGCGATAGTGGGGACGGTCGGGCGCCGTCCGGCGCAGAGCCTCGCCGACCGCATCACAGTCGGCGCCCGGGGCGACCGCGGTGATCAGGTCGTGAACGACCGCGACAGGATCGCGGTGGTCGTGGTCGGGATACATCTTGCAATCGGCACCGGGGGAAACGCGGAGGGCATACCTTCCCGGTGATCCCTTGAAGGTCTCCGAGGGGGCCCGCGTTCGCAGCGCGCCCACGTCCGGATGGTGGCAAGCTCCTGGCCCGAGAGTAGTGAACGCCGACGGCAGTAACGCGCGCCATCTCCAGTGCATCCAGAGGAAGTCGAGGCCGCGCAGCGCCAAGCCGAGGAGAAGGTCGCCAAGGCCAGGGCCGACCTGGAGCGCGCCCAGGGAGAGCTGCGCACGGTGAAGGCCGGCACCCGCACCACGGCGGCCGCGCCCGGGCAGCCATGGCCGCGGTGAGCGCCGATCCGGGCGGTGCCCACACTCCGGCCACACTCGCCCGGCTCGGCAGAGTCTCGGTCCGGCATCTGAGCCGGCCGTTCCGCGGCGAGACCGGACTCTCGCCGGCCCAGTACGTCGAGTCCGTACGCCTGGAGGCCGCCCAGGCACTCCTGACCTCCGGCACCGGTCCCATCGAGGCGGTGGCTGACGAGGCGGGGTTCGGTTCGGCCGAGACGATGCGCCGGGCGTTCCAGCCGACGCTGGGTCTCTCCCCCACCCACTACCGTGCCCGGTTCCGGACGACGCCGCGACGGCGGCGACTGCGCCTCTGACGGAGGCGGCGCGACAGGTGGACGACTGAGCCTCGCCCCCGTACGGACGTACCTGGGAACGTCTTCGGGCGGCCCGAGACCTGGGGCGAGGCCACCGAGGCGACCGTCACCAACACCGACCGGTACGGGACGGCGACCGCGCAGGCGTGGGACCGGCTCCATCCCGGGCTGACCCGCCGGGCCGCGTGGCTCGCCACGAGGGCCCGCTGTCCGTCATCGAGAGCACCGTCATCCGGTTGACAGTCGAGAAGCTGCCCGGGGGAGGGGTGAACAAGCCCGTCTTGCTGTGGTGTTCGGGCACTGGCGCTGCCACGGATGACGTTGACCGGTGCTGGCAGGCGTTTCTCCGCCGCTTCGACGTGCAGCACACTTCCGCCTCCTGAAGCAGCCCCTCGGCTGGCCCCGGCCGAAGCTCCGTGACTCGCAGGCAGCCGACCGCTGGACCTGGATCGTCCCGGCCGCACACGCCAGGTCCTCTGAGTTGGATGGATCGGCATCCTGAAGGACGCCGAGACCGGGGCCGGTCGGCCGTGAGGGCGTCCGACCGGCGGGTGTGCGCAGCGGCGGCCGTCGTCCAGCTGGCGGTGATGCCCCATCCGGGGGCATGGCCCTGCTGGGCGCTACGCGGGTTTCGGTGTCGTGGTCATGGCCTGGCGCGTACGCCGGTAGGTGTCCGAGGCCGATACGGGACCGAGTTCGGGGTCCCCTCCGCCGCCGGTCGGCCCAACTGCATCTCCGGGGCCGGCGGTGCACAGGGGACCGAGTCGAGGGCATTGCGGTATGAGGCGGCGGGCCGGGCCGGGCGAGAGCGGTGGTCAGGTTGTCGAGCAGGCTACGGGGCCGGCCTGATGGTGACCGTCGACAACTCGAAGCTCGGTTTGTCGAGGACAGTGTCGGGGTGCGGGCGAGGTCGCCGTGGTGGTACTTCATGATGGCGCTCGTCAGGAACTCGCGGCTCTGGTGAATCTCCCAGAGTTCTTCCGCAACGACTTGCTCGGCCCAGCCGGGCAGGTCTTCAGTGGTGTGCACGGAGGCGATGAACTCGTCCAGCGCGGCGGACCACGCCGCGAGCTGAGCCTGGTGGTGCTGTACGAGGGCATCGACGCCTGCTGCTCCTCCCTTGGCGGCGGCCTCACGCAGGTGAGCCTCCTGGAGGCAGCCTTCACGAGTCTCGTGTCGGCGGTCCCTCTCTGTCAGCCTTGAGTGAGACGTCCCGCTTCGCGGGGTTGGCCTGAGAGGGCACGACAGGAGAACCACCCCCTCATGACCAGCACCAACCCCGCCGGACCCGACCCCCCGGCCGAAGCGCCGCTCCTTCAGTCCCGAGTACAGCTGCGGATCGTGGCCGAGTACGACGCCGCGCCCAAGAACGAGAGGGGCGCGATTCCGCGCCGCGAGCGGCTGTACAACTCGCACGTCAAGGAATCGACTCCGGCAGACGGCACCGGAAATTCTCCCGGTACAGCGCGAGGTCCTCGGTGCTACCTGTGAGGCCCCGGTTCAGCCACCGGATTTCGCCCGCGTGCGGGCTCAGCGCGCCGGACCAGACCAGCGCGAAGATGACGATGCCGAGCAGGATCCGGTAGATCACGAAGGGCATGAAGCTCTTGGTGGTGATGAATCTCATGAACAACTATGTCGACGTGTCCTGAGCGGTCTTGACCTGCTGTTTTTTACCACTTTTCAAGATCGAATAGTAGGGCAGTGAGAGATGGCGCCTTCCAGTGCTCTCTCGCTGGCCGCGAAGCGCAGCCACCTGCTTTGCAGCGAATCGGCAATCTCCTGCTCCACGGCCAGGGCAACGTGCGAGTAGAGACCTTCCACGCCGGCGACCTCGCGGCCCATGCGGGTCTCCACGGCGATGCGACTGTGTCGATCTTCGTCCAGCCATTCCTTGCCGCCGTGGCGAAGCAGGTACAGCCGCTTACGGGCGTTCGCGGTCGCGGGGAACCGGCCCCTGACCCGCGGCCGAACTGTCCGACAAGGCACTGGCCGCAGTGCGCGCGCCCCGGTTGCTCACGAGCCCGGATGAGATTGTCGGCAAGGGCAGGATGCATGAGGCCGACTGGGACGACAACGGTGCGCCGGATGAGCTGATCGGCACGTGAAGAGCTGTGCCGCGGTGACCTGCATGCCCTGGCGGTCTCCGGAGGCGCTCCAGCGGTCACCGCGCCCCAGCGGGCGCTGGCCGCGTTTCTGCGTCTGCCCGCCGGGTGATCTCCGCACCGGGGCACCGCTGCTCTGGCACTCGTGCCCGTACGGGGCGGTGTAGCCGGTGGTCGGGGGCACGGTCGCCTCAGGTTGTCGGTGCCGTCGGCTAGCGTGCGAGGTATGCGCTACTTCAATACGGCCGGGCCGTGCGTCCCCACGCGTCACTACATGGTGCCGGCCCAGGAGCGGCTGCCCAGGGCCCGCGGGTACATCGAGCAGGGCCAGTACTTCGTGGTGCACGCGCCACGGCAGACCGGGAAGACGACGGTGCTGGCGGCGATGGCCCGGGAACTGACGGCGTCGGGCCGGTACGCGGCGCTGCACTTCTCGTGCGAGAGCGCGGAGGTGGCCGGGGAGGAGTACGGCCAGGCCGAGCTGCTGGTGCTGGAGGCGATTCGGCGGTCCGCGGAGTCCGCTGGGCTTCCTGATGAGCTCGCGCCCCCCGCCTCCTGGCCCGACGCGGTGCCCGGGTCCCGGCTCACGCGGGGGCTGACTGAGTGGGTGCGGAACTGTCCGCGTCCGCTGGTGCTGTTCTTCGACGAGATCGACGCGCTGCAGGGACAGAGTCTGCGCAGTGTGCTGCGTCAGTTGCGCGACGGCTTCACTGTCAGCCGTGGCGGCTTCCCGGATGCGGTGGTGCTGTGCGGGCTGCGGGATGTGCGCGACTACAAGGCGGCCTCAGGTGGGGACCCGGGACGTCTTGGCACGTCGAGTCCGTTCAATATCAAGGTCGCTTCGCTGCGGTTGGGTGACTTCACTGAGCCCGAGGTTGTCGAGCTGTACGGGCAGCACACCACGGAGACGGGGCAGGAGTTCACCCCGGATGCGGTCCAGCGTGCTTTCTGGTGTACCCAGGGCCAGCCGTGGCTGGTGAACGCGCTGGCCCGGGAGATCGTCGAGGAGATGGCGATCCCATCGGATACGCCGGTCACGGCGGAGCATGTGGATGAGGCGAAGGAGCGATTGATCCTGGCGCGTGCGACGCATCTGGACTCGCTGGCCGCGCGGCTGGGGGAGGACCGGGTGCGGCGGGTGATCGAGCCGCTGATCGCCGGCGAGCTGCCGCAGGAGGCGAGCACCTACGACGACGATCTGGCCTACGTTCGTGACCTGGGGCTGATCGCCGCGGATTCGCCGGTGCGGGTGGCCAACCCGATCTACAAGGAGGTGATCGTTCGGGTCCTGGGCGTCAGGACGGAATCGGTCATCACCGCCATCCCGAGTAGTTTCCGGTTGCCGGACGGCCGGATCGACATGGACAAGCTGTTGCGTTCGTTCGCGGAGTTCTGGCGGGAGAACGGGGAGATCCTGGCCACTAGCTCGACGTATCCGGAGGCGGCGGCGCAGCTGGTGATGATGGCCTACCTGCACCGGATCGTGAACGGGGCGGGTTTCATCGACCGGGAGTACGGGGTCGGCCGACGGCGCGTGGACCTGCTGATTCGCCAGCCGTACACCGCTGCCGACGGTTCGCGGGCGGTGCAGCGCGAGGCGCTGGAGCTGAAGGTGTGGCGCCAGGGCCGCACCGACCCCCTCGCCGAGGGGCTGGCGCAGTTGGACGACTACCTGGACCGCATGGAGCTGTCCACGGGCACCCTCGTCGTCTTCGACACCCGCCCGCAGGCAGCCCCGGTCCACGAGCGCACCGCCTTCTCGCAGAAGACCACGCCCTCCGGGCGCACCGTCACCCTGCTGCGTGCCTGACGGCCGGGAGACCTCAGTGCGTTGCGGCAATGGGGGTCCCTGTTCGATGAGCAGGGACTTCCAGCAGCGCTAGGGTTTCCGGGACAGAGGGAATGGCACGCTGCCGACCGGGGGAACGAAACACCATGGGACACGGAGCACGCAAGCAGCTGGCGAAGCTGCTCGATGCCTCGGAGCGATGCGGGGACTTCAGCACCCGCATCGAGATGTCCGCCCGCGCGCTGCGGATCGAGGTCGACGGCGTCGGGGCGCTGCCCCTGCCGTTGCGCGCTCCGGTCACCAAGAAGCTGATCGCGCAGGCCCGGCAGGCCCGCTTCGGCCGCGGTGAGCAGACCCTGGCCGACACCAGCGTGCGAGATACCTGGGAGATCACCCCGGACCGGATCACCCTGGGCGGCCCCGACTGGGACCGCACCCTGAGCGACGTCCTCGACGGCGTCCGTACCGCGCTCGGTCTGCCGCCCACCACCGTCCTGCGGGCCGAACCGCACGCGCTGCTCGTCTACGGCAAGGGCCAGTTCTTCCTGCCGCACCAGGACTCCGAGAAGGACGACTCCATGGTGGGCACCTTGGTGGTCTCGCTGCCCTCGCACCACACCGGCGGCGAACTCGTCGTCTCCCACGCCGGCCGGAGCGTCGTCCACCAGGCGTCCCGGGAGAAGCTGACCTTCGCTGCCTACTACGCGGACTGCCTGCACGAGGTCAAGCCCGTCAAGTCCGGCTACCGCGTCACCCTCACCATGAACCTCCTCGCCGAACGCACCCGCCCGGCCGGCGAGGACGGCGGTGGCCCGGCCGCCGACCTGGCCCACTGCCTGACCGAACACTTCACCGAGCCGGCCGAAGAGCGCTACGCCTACGGCCGCCGGAAAACGGCGCCCCCGAACCGCCTCGTGTACCTGCTGGACCACGAGTACACCCAGCGTGGCCTGGACTGGGACCGCCTCAAGGGTGCCGACGCCACGCGTGCCACCCGGCTCCGCCAGGCCGCCGGGCAGGCAGGCTGCGAGGCGGTCCTCGCATTGGCCGAGGTGAAGGAGACTTGGGACGCCGTACCGCCCTACGACCGCTACGACTACTACGGCGATGTCGAGCACTTCGACGGCTGCGAGGACGAGGAGTGCGAGGGTGAGTGCCTCCTCGACCCCGAGGGGGAGCCCGGGGCCGAGCGCCGCCGCAGTGGCGACTTCTCCGACTACGAGCTGGGCGACCTGATCGACGACGAGATCACCCTCGACTGGTGGACCCGCCCCGACGGCGCCGACGGTGAGCAGATCTCCCTGCCCGTCTCTTACGCCGAGGTGTGCGCCACCACCGAGAACAGGGACCTCACGCCCTACCAGTCCGAGTACGAGGGCTACATGGGCAACTACGGCAACACCCTGGACCGCTGGTACCGGCGGGCCGCAGTGGTGCTCTGGCCCCGGCAACGCTCGTTCGCGGCACGCGCCGAGGCCGGCTCCGAGGGAGCCCTGCGAGAACTCCAGGGCCACCTGGACACCGGGGAGTTGGAGCTGGCGCGTACGCTCGCCCGGTCGCTCGCCCCGATCTGGAAGCATCGCGCTTCGGGCGAAGCGGCCGCTCCACTCTTTACTGCCGCCCTGCACGTCGCGGTGGGACTGGAGGAAGCGGACACCGCCGCGATGCTCCTTGCGCCCTTCGGGGTGGAGACCCTGGGCGAGCGACACGTCCCCGATCTCGCGGAAGCGGCCGCACGGTACGGGCGGACGTGGTCGCGCGAGGCCGTCGGCAGCTGGTTCGGCCCGGTCGCCGCGTACACCGGGGCGGATCGCGCAGCGTGGCTCGAGTCTCTGCCCGGCCTCTGTGCCGCGCTGCGGACCGCTGACGGTGACGGAGACGCGGTGGCGGCACTGCTGGTGGAGGGCGTGTGGCAAGCGGCCGAGCAGCAGCTCACCGGCTGGCTCGACGTGGGCCGCGAGGTGGAGCGCCGCGGGGGCATGGAACGGCTGGGAGCTCCCTTGGCCCGCATCCTGCAGGCGTGCGACCCGAAAACCGCCGACACCATCGGCACCGCGCTGTGCGGCCTGCCGGACACCGCCCTGCAATGCCTGCTCCCGGCCCTGCGCACTGCGGCCCACCGACCGACGACCGTACGAGACGGGGCACCCGCGGCCCACGCCTTCCAGACGCTCGCCGACCACTGCGAGGCCCGGCTCACCACGGCCGTCACTCGCCCCGTACGCGCGGCGGACGACTGGTCACTCACCCCGGCCGGTACCTGTCGGTCCGGCTGCGGCCTCTGCCCCGACCTCGACGCCTTCCTCACCTCCCGCACCCGTCGGGTCATGGATTGGCCGCTCGCGAAGGACCGGCGCCGCCACATCCACAGCCGTATCGATCTGGCCGGCCTGCCCGTGTCCCACACCACCCGGCGTCAGAGACGCCCCTACACCCTGGTCCTGACCAAGACGAACGCGGTGTTCACCCGTGAGCAAGCGGCCCGCATCCGCGCCGAGACCGACCTGGCGTGGCTGCGGGAGAAATGGCCCCGGCCCCGCGGCTGAAAGGGGACAGACAAGCCCCGCGGCTCGCGCGCCTGGAACGGCAGTCCGCACCCGGGACGCGGATGCCGCCGCGTCCCGGCTGGCCGCGCATCGCCACCTGCCGGTACCTCGCGGCCGCGCAAGCCTGGGCGGCCGGCGGACCGGCGCCGGACGGGTAGGCCATCGGCTCGATCACCCCGTGGGAATCTACGCGAAAACGGCCTCTCCACGGACGCGGATCCGGATCATGGAGGGGTGGAGGACTGGTACGACTGTAACGACCTGGCCGAACTGCGCATCCGCCTCGATGTGGCGCTCGAAGAAAACGCCGGACTACGCGCGGAGCTCGCCGAGGTGCGAGCCGAGAATCGGCGTCTGCGCACCCGGCTGGGAGTTCCCGCACCCGACGCGCCACGGGCGCTGGCTCCGGTCCCCGAGCCTCCCCCACCGGTCATCACGGAAGGCGGCCACGGGCTGCCGTACGCGGACGCGTCCTCCGGGACGGAGGCCAAGATCGCCCTGTTCCGGGCGCTGTTCGCCGGCCGCGAGGACGTCTACGCCACCCGGTGGGTGAGCGCGAAGTCGGGCCGGACGGGCTGGAGCCCCGCCGAGGACAACCCGTTCGCCAAGAACAAGGCCGATGCCGAGCGGGTGTTCTGGCCGCTGACGGACCGGGCCGTCTACAACCACCTCTCCCGCCCCGAGCCCGGCGCCCGGGAGACCCACCTGGGGATGTACCCGCTGCTGGCTGATGACACCTGCCGGCTTCTGGCGGTCGACTTCGACGGCAAGGACGGCAGCGACTGGCGCGGCGATGCGGCCGCCTACGCCTCCGCCTGTCACGACGCCGGTGTCCCCGCCCTGGTGGAGGTCTCCCGCTCCGGGGCGGGCGCGCACGTGTGGACCTTCTTCACTGACCCCGTCGCCGCGGTCACCGCCCGCACGCTCGGGATGGCGCTGCTGCGCCGGGCGATCGACGTCCGCGGGCAGATGACGTTGTCCAGCTACGACCGGCTCTTCCCCGCCCAAGACCTGCTGCCGACGAACGCCAAGGGCAACGCTCGTTTCGGCAACCTGATCGCGCTCCCGCTGCAGGGGGCCTCCCGCCTCAAGGGCACCACGGTGTTCTGCGACCCGCACACCTGGGAGCCGTACCCCGACCAGTTCGCGCACCTGTCCCAGGCCGAGCGGCTCTCCCCGGCTCAGGTCGAGGCGCTCGTCGACAAGCTCGGCGAGGTCAAGGCGGGCCCGTCGGCGACCGCGCCGGTCCTGCCGCCCAAGCCCCGGCGGCGCGCGCTGGGCAAGGCCCCCGAGGTCGTCGAGGCGCGCTTGTCGGCGATGCTCGCGATCTCCACCAAGGGCCTGCCGGCCGCCTTGCTTGCCGCGCTCAAGCACACGGCGTCGTTCCACAACCCGGAGTTCTACCGACGCCAGAGCCAGCGGTACTCCACCTGGGACACCCCGCGCCTGGTCTGCTCTTTCGACGCCACCGACCCGGACTGGCTGAGGCTGCCGCGCGGGCTGCGCGACGAAGCGGCCCAGCTCATCGCCGCCGCCGGCGGCACACTCACGGTCACCAGCGAACTTGCGGACGCCGCGCTGATCAGCGCATTCTTCACCGGCGAGCTGACCGAAGTGCAAGCCCGCGTGGTCGACGCGGTCAAGGGTCACACCAGCGGAGTGCTCGTGGCGCCGCCGGGCTCGGGCAAGACCGTGATGGCCTGCGCGCTGATCGCCCACCACAAGATGCCCACCGCGATCATCGTCAACCGCTCCGAGCTGCTGTCCCAGTGGCAGGACCGTCTGGCCACGTTCCTCGATCTCGGCGAGGGCCGCGTCGGTTCCTTGGGCGCGGGCAAGGACCGCCGCAGCCACGTGGTCGACCTGATCATGCTGCAGACACTCAGCCACCGCGACGCCCCCGACGGCCTGCTGGACGGCTACGGCCTGGTGGTCGTCGACGAGTGCCACGCCGTGGGCGCCCAGGGGGCCGAGGCCGCGATCCGCAAAGCCCGCGCCCCTCGATGGATCGGCCTGTCGGCCACCCCGTATCGGGCCGATCAGATGGATCCGCTGATCACCATGCAGTGCGGACCCATCCGACACGAGATCGCCGACACCAGCGCCTTCGCCAAGCACCTCATCGTCCACCCCACCTCGTTCACCACCGACGAGCCGGGCAACGACGGCGCCTCCTTCCAGGCGATCTACAGCGAACTCGCCGCGAACTGCGACCCCAACACCCAGATCGCCGCCGACATCGCCGACGCCTCTCGGCGCGGACGGTGCAGCCTGGCCCTGAGCAACCGAGTCGAACACCTCCACCAACTCGCCACGTCCCTTGCCGCGCACGGCATCGAACCGCTGCTCCTGCACGGCGGTATGCCGCCGGCCGAGCGAGCCCGGGTCCGCACCCGCCTGGCCGATGAAACGACCACCCCGCCGGTGCTGCTGGCCATCGACAAGCTGGCCGGCGAAGGATTCGACGCCCCCAGACTCGACACCCTGTTCCTCACCAGCCCGATCTCCTTCAAGGGACGGGTGATTCAGCAGGTCGGCCGGATCATGCGCAACACCGAGACGAAGAAGTCCCACGTCGAGGCCCACGACTACCTCGACGCGGACGTGCCCTGGCTGGAACGCATGCACCACAAGCGTCGCCGCATCCTCGAACGCCGCGGATTCACCGCCACGAACCCCGAGACCCTGCTCCAGCCGCCCGCCCAGCCCGTTGTCCCCGCGCGCCACCGACCGGAGCCCTCACAATCCGCGCCGACACCGCCGGTGGCCGAGGTGCGGCGGTGGGCCAAGGACCAGGGGATGGACGTGCCACCGCGAGGCCGACTCCGCAGCGACATCTGGGACGCCTGGCACGAGGCCCATCCCCCGGCTCAGCCGGTCTGCTGATCCGGTGCGCCTGCGGACGTGGGGCGAGGGTGTCCACGGTCAGTCTGTGACGAACGACCTGAACACCCTCGCAACGGCACTCTACGTCCGGATCGACGACACGTTGCAGGCTTCGCCGGAACTTGCCCCGTGGCGCCCGGCGGTCGGGATCGCACCCACTCTCAGTGACTCCGAACTGCTCACCCTCGCCGTAATGTCGGCGCTGCTCGGCCACACCTCCGAGCGGCGCTGGCTGCGCCGTGTCGCGGCGGACTTCCGCGGCATGTTCCCCTACGTACCCGGCCAGTCCGGCTACAACAAGCGGCTGCCAGCGGCCTCGTCGCTGGTCACCCGCATGATCCGGATCCTGGCGGCGGACACCACGCTGTGGAGCGACGATGTCTGGGTGGTCGACTCCACCCCGGTCGGCTGTGGCTGCTCGCGAGAGACCGCGAAGCGCTCCGACCTGGCCGGCTGGGCGCAGTACGGCTACTGCGCGTCGCACTCCCGGTACTTCTGGGGACTACGGCTGCACCAGGTGTGCACGATCGGCAGGCTGCCTGTGCTGTTCGCACTGACCGGTGCCAAGGCCGACGAGCGCGAGACGTTGCGCGACATGCTCGACACCGCGCCGGACGTGACGGCCTCCCGCTCCCGGCAGACGATCACCGGTGACGAGAACTACTACGGCCGCGAGTTCGAGGGGGACCTGACCGAGCGTGAGCTGGTGCTGTTACGGTCGGCCCGCAAGGGAGAAGCCGAGCGGGCCGGGGCGCATCTGTTCAAGCCGCTGCGGCAGGTCAGAGAGTCGATCAACCAGACCTTCAAGGGACAGTCCTGGTCGACCGCGGCGCCCCGGGCGGCCCGGTCCGCAGCCGCTTGATCAGTAGCTCGACCATCTGAAACGGTACGAGGTGTTCGGCGGCGCCCCGACGCTGCCGGGCACGACGGAGGCAGCCCGCCCGAGCACCTCCATGTCAATCCGGCGCACCCTCGCTCACTCACCGCGTCTACGCCTGCGAGTCCTCCTTCAGCCCCGACATCGTCTGGACCCGCCTCGACCACGTCGACTTCACCCGCGCCGCCCGCCTCGACTCGACCGGCGACAGCCTGGTCGGCGATGTGACCTGCCGCTACGAGCCCCGCGAACCGTTCGCCTTCGTCCTTGCTGGGTCGTGAGGCGGCTCGCGGCTCGTGAAACCGTGCCCCGGCGTCCGGCAGAGAGTCAGGGTACGAGGCTGTCGAGGTCGATGCCGAGGGGGATGGGGACGGAGACCTTCAACCGGTTGCGGTGGATGCCGGTGGCCACGTAGCTGCTGGTCATGACGTCGAGTTCGTAGGTGTGGACGGTGGGGGCGCCGGCCTCGTCCTCGACGCGCCAGAAGTGGGGGATCCTGGCCTGTGCGTACTTGAAGGGCTTCAGGGACCGGTCGCGGTCCGCCGACTCCTCCGAGACGACCTCGATGACCAGGGCGACGTCCTCGGGCGCGTACCAGGTCCGGTCGGGGTCGTAGGAGGCGGTGGTGAGCAGGATGTCGGGCTCGGGGCGGCTCTTCTTGTCGAGCCGGACGGTCATCTCTCGCTCGGCGTCGAACCCGTCGGGGGCGGCCTGGCGCAGGGCGAAGGTCAGGTTCTCCACCAGCCGGGCGTGCCAGGAGCGCTGCGGCGACATCATGAAGATCAGGGCTCCGTCGATGAGTTCGGTGTGCCGCGGCGCCTGGGCGAGGCGGTCGAGGTCATCGGCTTCCCAGCCGCTGATCCTGGGCGGGATCATCCAGTCGGGGAGTTCGGCGGTCACGGTTTCCTCCAGGCGCCTCGAAGAGGTCAGGGGCCTTCATCCCGGATCGTCGCGGACGCGGGCCCAACGCTGGTGTCAGCGTAGTCGGCGACCGGACCTCTCACTCGGCCCGTGTGGGTCCGACGCGCCGGACGCCAGTGATCATCTGGGCGTGGATCCGGACGACGTGGTCCATGGACGAGCGGCTTCGGCGGAGTGGTGCACGTCAGCTTGAGCATCGGGTCGAGGTTGGCCGACACCAGGCTCGCGATGTCGCAGTGGAGCCCCCCGTACTTGTCGTCACAGGTCAGGGCCCCCGCAAGTGGTGCCCTGACGAACGGCGGTGCAGCGGCTGGTCCCCGGGTTCCGCCGAGCCGTGCGGAGCGTCAACTGGTGCTGGACGCGGCCTCGACCGGCTCGCTCGGGACCTGGTCGACAGCTCGGAGTACCCGGATCGCCCTGGACGCGGACGGCTGGCCCTACAGTCGGTCGACCTCACCGGCGATGCCTGGGACACGGTGGATGAGCGGCCGCGTTTCCTCGTGGCGAAGGTCCGGCCTAGGCC is a genomic window of Streptomyces sp. YPW6 containing:
- a CDS encoding IS982 family transposase — encoded protein: MTNDLNTLATALYVRIDDTLQASPELAPWRPAVGIAPTLSDSELLTLAVMSALLGHTSERRWLRRVAADFRGMFPYVPGQSGYNKRLPAASSLVTRMIRILAADTTLWSDDVWVVDSTPVGCGCSRETAKRSDLAGWAQYGYCASHSRYFWGLRLHQVCTIGRLPVLFALTGAKADERETLRDMLDTAPDVTASRSRQTITGDENYYGREFEGDLTERELVLLRSARKGEAERAGAHLFKPLRQVRESINQTFKGQSWSTAAPRAARSAAA
- a CDS encoding Uma2 family endonuclease, encoding MTAELPDWMIPPRISGWEADDLDRLAQAPRHTELIDGALIFMMSPQRSWHARLVENLTFALRQAAPDGFDAEREMTVRLDKKSRPEPDILLTTASYDPDRTWYAPEDVALVIEVVSEESADRDRSLKPFKYAQARIPHFWRVEDEAGAPTVHTYELDVMTSSYVATGIHRNRLKVSVPIPLGIDLDSLVP